In Nitrosophilus alvini, the following are encoded in one genomic region:
- a CDS encoding FeoA family protein — protein sequence MKLSDAKVGEVVKVIGFSGGCDEFKCRLEAMGFRVGDIVKIINKGFFGPLQIESSGSKIALCRGQAEKILVEKVESQKKVNK from the coding sequence ATGAAACTAAGCGATGCCAAAGTAGGTGAAGTTGTAAAAGTTATCGGCTTTTCCGGTGGCTGCGATGAGTTTAAATGCCGTCTCGAAGCGATGGGATTTCGAGTCGGCGATATTGTCAAAATAATAAACAAGGGTTTTTTCGGGCCTCTTCAGATAGAATCAAGCGGTAGTAAAATCGCACTATGCAGAGGACAGGCAGAGAAAATCCTAGTTGAGAAAGTAGAAAGTCAGAAAAAAGTGAACAAATAA
- the aspS gene encoding aspartate--tRNA ligase, whose protein sequence is MRTHYCTELTEEDIGKEVVLCGWANSYRDHGGVVFIDLRDKSGIIQLVCDPADDEKAHKVATEVRDEYVLIAKGKVRLRGEGLENPRLKTGKIEVVVNDLTIENRSEPTPFVIGDENVNEEIRLKYRYLDLRTQKAYETFRLRSKAAIAARNFLDANGFLEVETPILTKSTPEGARDYLVPSRLYPGEFFALPQSPQLFKQLLMVAGFDRYFQLAKCFRDEDLRADRQPEFTQIDVEMSFCDDEEVMNVAEGLIKAIFAACGINIQTPFKRMSYKEAMETYGSDKPDLRYDLKLVDVIDVFENTELKVFRDIAQFKKLNRIKALCVPGGEKLTRKEIDSLTDYVAKFGAKGLAWVKVKENRELQGPIVKFLSDEEKAAILEKTGANTGDIIFFGAGSKKTVLDYMGRLRNRIAEILGLIDNDRYEFVWVVDFPMFEIEEGHVKVKALHHPFTMPKNIDTEDIEEIKSVAYDVVVNGVELGGGSIRIHKPEIQEKVFEILGIGEEEAKEKFGFLLEALKFGAPPHGGFAIGFDRLIMLLTKKESIRDVIAFPKTQKAQCLLTNAPSPVDPEQLKELHLRIREPKKA, encoded by the coding sequence TTGAGAACGCACTACTGTACTGAACTGACCGAAGAAGATATAGGCAAAGAAGTGGTTCTTTGCGGCTGGGCAAACAGCTACAGAGATCATGGCGGGGTTGTGTTCATCGACCTCAGAGACAAAAGCGGAATAATACAGCTTGTCTGCGATCCTGCAGATGACGAAAAAGCCCATAAAGTGGCTACTGAAGTAAGAGACGAGTATGTGCTTATCGCAAAAGGCAAAGTGAGACTCAGGGGAGAAGGTCTGGAAAATCCCCGACTCAAAACAGGAAAAATAGAAGTTGTGGTCAATGACCTGACTATCGAAAACAGAAGCGAACCGACACCTTTTGTGATAGGTGATGAAAACGTAAATGAAGAGATAAGACTCAAATACAGATATCTAGATCTTCGAACACAAAAAGCATATGAAACATTCAGGCTCAGAAGCAAAGCGGCAATCGCCGCAAGGAACTTTCTTGATGCAAACGGTTTTTTGGAAGTAGAAACTCCTATACTTACAAAATCTACCCCCGAAGGTGCAAGAGACTATCTGGTTCCTAGCAGACTATATCCCGGGGAATTTTTTGCACTTCCTCAGTCACCTCAACTTTTCAAACAGCTTCTGATGGTAGCGGGATTTGACAGATACTTTCAACTTGCAAAATGTTTCAGGGACGAAGACCTCAGAGCAGACAGACAGCCAGAATTTACCCAGATAGATGTTGAGATGAGTTTTTGCGACGACGAAGAGGTAATGAATGTTGCCGAAGGTCTTATAAAAGCGATATTCGCGGCTTGCGGAATAAACATCCAGACACCTTTTAAAAGAATGAGCTACAAAGAAGCTATGGAAACATACGGATCCGATAAGCCCGATTTGAGATACGACCTGAAACTGGTAGATGTAATAGATGTATTTGAAAATACAGAGCTTAAAGTCTTTAGAGATATAGCTCAATTTAAAAAACTAAATCGTATAAAAGCACTATGTGTTCCGGGTGGAGAAAAACTTACAAGAAAAGAGATCGACTCTCTGACCGATTATGTTGCAAAATTTGGAGCAAAAGGCCTTGCCTGGGTAAAAGTAAAAGAAAATAGGGAGTTACAGGGTCCGATAGTTAAATTCCTTAGCGATGAAGAAAAAGCGGCTATATTGGAAAAAACAGGTGCAAATACCGGTGATATAATATTTTTCGGGGCAGGAAGCAAAAAGACAGTTCTCGACTATATGGGAAGACTAAGGAACAGAATTGCCGAAATCTTGGGACTTATTGATAATGACAGATATGAATTTGTCTGGGTTGTGGACTTCCCTATGTTTGAAATCGAAGAGGGTCATGTAAAAGTTAAGGCTCTTCACCACCCTTTTACTATGCCGAAAAATATAGATACCGAAGATATCGAAGAGATAAAATCGGTTGCTTATGACGTTGTGGTAAATGGGGTCGAACTTGGAGGAGGAAGTATAAGGATACATAAACCCGAAATACAGGAGAAGGTTTTCGAAATCTTAGGCATTGGCGAAGAAGAGGCAAAAGAAAAATTTGGATTCCTACTTGAAGCTCTCAAGTTCGGCGCACCTCCGCATGGCGGATTTGCCATAGGTTTTGACAGACTCATAATGCTTCTTACAAAAAAAGAGAGCATAAGAGATGTCATAGCGTTTCCTAAAACACAGAAAGCCCAGTGCCTTCTTACAAATGCCCCGAGTCCGGTAGACCCGGAGCAGCTTAAAGAACTCCATCTCAGAATAAGAGAACCGAAAAAGGCATGA
- a CDS encoding NAD(+)/NADH kinase: MQIKTVGIVLRPSSPDLKELFFKVKSAFEEENMEVLIDSISAGMIGVLGQDFDTVCEKSDILISIGGDGTLISLVRRSYPFHKPVLGINVGRLGFLTDIMPHEVADFVKNIKKNRFRIDQRMMMEAKFKGKREKLVSFNDIVITRPSISKMIHVEAFIDKKWFNTYFGDGLIISTPTGSTAYNLASGGPVVYPLTNAYILTPICPHSLTQRPLVLPAEFEIEIKVRDESALMVIDGQEIYEFTSEDSIIIKKAKIGAKLVHRLERNYFEVLREKLHWGK, from the coding sequence ATGCAGATTAAAACGGTAGGTATTGTTTTACGTCCATCCTCTCCAGATTTGAAAGAGCTTTTTTTCAAAGTAAAGAGCGCTTTCGAAGAAGAGAATATGGAAGTTCTTATAGACAGCATCAGTGCAGGAATGATAGGAGTTCTGGGCCAGGATTTTGATACGGTATGTGAAAAAAGCGATATACTCATATCAATCGGCGGTGACGGAACTCTTATATCTCTTGTCAGAAGAAGCTATCCTTTTCATAAACCCGTCCTGGGCATAAATGTGGGAAGACTAGGCTTTCTGACAGATATTATGCCTCACGAGGTGGCAGATTTTGTAAAAAACATTAAAAAGAACAGATTCAGAATTGACCAAAGAATGATGATGGAAGCGAAATTCAAAGGAAAAAGAGAAAAGCTTGTATCATTCAACGATATTGTTATAACACGGCCTTCAATCTCAAAAATGATTCATGTTGAAGCGTTTATAGATAAAAAATGGTTCAATACATATTTTGGAGACGGGCTTATCATATCGACTCCAACCGGCTCAACCGCATACAATCTGGCCTCTGGAGGGCCTGTTGTTTATCCCCTTACAAATGCATATATACTCACACCCATTTGTCCTCACTCTCTTACTCAAAGACCGCTTGTTTTGCCTGCGGAATTTGAGATCGAGATAAAAGTCAGAGATGAAAGCGCTCTTATGGTAATCGACGGTCAGGAGATATACGAATTTACTTCTGAAGATTCTATTATCATAAAAAAAGCGAAAATCGGTGCCAAACTTGTGCATAGGCTTGAGAGAAACTATTTTGAAGTACTCAGAGAAAAACTTCATTGGGGTAAATAG
- a CDS encoding AAA family ATPase yields the protein MIERLYIKSYFSFEEVAAEFKRGLVVFTGPSGAGKSLLINSILSLTGFKPAEAKLSEIVFADDMDLEKYGIERDDIVVVKGIKKEKTRFFINSQSVPKRVLNEIFASKVSFLSQKDTGIFKSKNILEVLDLTASKNFPGFSSLKKSYTEEYKRYTEVLEKLERIYEEEKKVNDLIEFAKFEIEKIDEISPKTGELEELYAIKKDLSKKEKIEEAVSRAQLIFESEYLVNEALQLLDIDSSFFDETMNELRNIFENSKEMLLELENIDVEEVLDRIEKLSDLKRRYGSIEEALEYRNKKIMELERYQNLSFEKRELEDYLKKSQESLEKMAEEISEYRKKSAQIFEEKINSYTALLKLPAASVQISHTELSEYGRDKASIELEGVGFDKISSGEFNRLRLAFLASSPKDEKGVLILDEIDANLSGEESMGVAKVLKELSKKYQIFAISHQAQLPSVADQHFLVYKDKGESCLKELTDEERVFEIARIVSGEKVTEEAVEFAKKVLKENG from the coding sequence GTGATAGAGAGACTTTATATAAAGAGCTATTTTTCATTTGAAGAAGTTGCTGCGGAGTTTAAAAGAGGACTTGTTGTATTTACCGGTCCAAGCGGAGCGGGAAAGTCTCTTCTTATAAACTCCATTTTATCGCTTACCGGATTTAAACCGGCAGAGGCGAAATTGAGCGAAATAGTGTTTGCAGATGATATGGATCTTGAAAAATACGGAATAGAGAGAGACGATATTGTTGTGGTCAAAGGAATCAAAAAGGAGAAAACGAGATTTTTTATAAACAGCCAGAGTGTGCCAAAAAGGGTTTTAAACGAGATTTTTGCTTCTAAAGTGAGCTTTTTGAGCCAGAAAGATACGGGAATATTCAAATCTAAAAATATACTTGAAGTTCTGGATCTTACCGCATCAAAAAATTTCCCCGGTTTTTCTTCGCTGAAAAAAAGCTATACCGAAGAGTATAAGAGATACACAGAGGTACTGGAAAAACTGGAAAGAATATATGAAGAAGAGAAAAAGGTAAACGATCTTATAGAATTTGCAAAATTTGAAATAGAAAAAATTGACGAAATCTCACCCAAAACAGGTGAACTTGAAGAACTTTATGCGATAAAAAAAGATCTTTCCAAAAAAGAGAAGATTGAAGAAGCCGTAAGCAGAGCTCAGTTGATATTTGAATCGGAATATCTTGTAAACGAAGCTCTGCAGCTTCTTGATATAGACAGTTCCTTTTTTGACGAAACGATGAATGAGCTGAGAAATATTTTCGAAAACTCAAAAGAGATGCTTTTGGAACTTGAGAATATCGATGTTGAAGAGGTTCTTGACAGGATAGAAAAACTCTCCGATCTGAAAAGAAGATACGGCTCTATTGAAGAGGCTCTGGAGTATAGAAACAAAAAAATTATGGAACTTGAAAGATATCAAAATCTCTCTTTCGAAAAGAGAGAGCTTGAAGATTATCTGAAAAAGAGCCAAGAGAGTCTTGAAAAAATGGCTGAAGAGATATCTGAATACAGGAAAAAAAGTGCACAAATATTTGAAGAAAAAATCAACAGCTATACGGCACTTTTGAAACTGCCGGCTGCGTCGGTCCAGATTTCGCATACCGAACTTTCAGAATATGGGAGAGATAAAGCTTCGATAGAATTGGAAGGTGTCGGGTTTGACAAGATAAGTTCTGGAGAGTTTAACAGACTAAGACTCGCTTTTCTAGCCTCCTCTCCAAAAGATGAAAAGGGAGTTCTTATTCTTGATGAAATCGATGCAAATCTAAGCGGTGAAGAGTCTATGGGAGTGGCAAAAGTACTTAAAGAGCTCTCAAAAAAATATCAGATTTTTGCGATTTCTCATCAAGCACAGCTCCCATCCGTTGCAGACCAGCATTTCCTTGTTTACAAAGATAAAGGGGAAAGCTGTCTAAAAGAGTTGACGGACGAAGAGAGGGTTTTTGAAATAGCAAGAATTGTAAGCGGAGAAAAGGTAACCGAGGAAGCAGTTGAATTTGCAAAAAAGGTTTTAAAGGAGAATGGTTGA
- a CDS encoding TatD family hydrolase: MIIDTHCHLDDKRFDEDIHEVIKRAREKDVKGFLIPGADPDDLERARELSYTYEGVFFAVGVHPYEWKKYDEERLREFAKDEKCIAIGECGLDYYRLPDDEKRKIEEKENQKAVFKAQIALAKELKKPLIIHIRDASFDSREILIKEGAQEVGGVLHCYNASPMLLDMAERNFYFGIGGVITFQNAKKLVQILPEVPREKILIETDAPYLTPHPFRGKRNEPAYTVYIAEKIAEILNMDFDEVCELTTRNAKTLFREFDSIN, from the coding sequence TTGATAATAGATACCCACTGTCATCTGGACGATAAAAGATTTGATGAAGATATTCATGAAGTTATAAAAAGAGCGAGAGAAAAAGATGTAAAAGGTTTTCTTATACCGGGAGCCGACCCTGATGATCTTGAAAGAGCACGGGAGCTTTCCTATACATATGAGGGCGTATTTTTTGCGGTGGGAGTTCATCCTTATGAATGGAAAAAATATGATGAGGAAAGACTTAGAGAGTTTGCAAAAGACGAAAAATGCATAGCTATAGGCGAATGCGGTTTAGACTATTACAGATTGCCTGATGATGAGAAGCGGAAAATCGAAGAAAAAGAGAATCAAAAAGCTGTTTTTAAAGCCCAGATTGCCCTTGCAAAGGAGCTGAAAAAGCCGTTGATTATCCATATAAGAGATGCAAGTTTCGATTCAAGAGAGATTTTGATAAAAGAGGGGGCGCAAGAGGTAGGAGGTGTGCTCCACTGTTATAATGCAAGTCCAATGCTTCTTGATATGGCTGAGAGAAACTTCTATTTTGGAATAGGCGGTGTGATAACGTTTCAAAACGCCAAAAAGCTTGTTCAGATACTGCCTGAAGTGCCACGTGAAAAGATTTTGATAGAAACCGATGCGCCATATCTGACCCCCCATCCTTTCCGTGGAAAAAGAAACGAGCCGGCATATACCGTATACATTGCCGAAAAAATAGCCGAAATATTAAATATGGACTTTGATGAGGTTTGTGAATTGACGACAAGAAATGCAAAAACTCTCTTCAGGGAGTTTGATTCGATAAATTGA
- a CDS encoding lytic transglycosylase domain-containing protein gives MPIRVLVFLFLISVYMFASLDFSNRYQKEVEILNSLDIDPRFLNDPEFMKIQNEFLEKYRKKHFFKTIDNAFIYIPTIKRLINEAGIPQVFLFMAMAESNFSPHAYSNKKATGVWQFMPATAKKFGLKIDDYVDERKDPIKSTKAAIKYLKHLHNLFGKWYLAALAYNTGEGRVKRAIKKAGTDELSVLIDPKKRYLPRESRRYLRKIVALALMAGNTEFMLKDDFDYILNRGSAYSLAIVEATGGDLLRDIARSIKMDHKELKKLNAHLKYDFVPPYSKKYNIYIPYIKLADFKENYRPSNKEKVFIVYKVKKGDTLSKIGKRYGVSYKIIKDFNDLKSHILRINQKLVIPVAKAQKRVYTVKKGDTLISISKRFGLSVAKIKKINSLKTSTIRVGEKIVILN, from the coding sequence TTGCCGATAAGAGTTTTAGTGTTTCTGTTTTTGATCTCGGTTTATATGTTTGCCAGTCTCGACTTTTCGAACAGGTACCAAAAAGAAGTAGAGATATTGAATAGTCTGGATATTGATCCGCGTTTTTTGAATGATCCTGAGTTTATGAAAATTCAGAACGAGTTTTTGGAAAAATATAGAAAAAAGCATTTTTTCAAAACTATAGATAACGCTTTTATATATATTCCTACTATCAAAAGACTGATAAACGAGGCCGGAATTCCACAGGTGTTTCTGTTTATGGCTATGGCGGAATCAAATTTTTCTCCTCATGCCTATTCGAATAAAAAAGCTACCGGTGTATGGCAGTTTATGCCGGCAACCGCCAAGAAGTTCGGTTTGAAGATAGACGATTATGTAGATGAGAGGAAAGACCCTATCAAATCCACAAAGGCAGCTATAAAATACCTGAAACATCTTCACAATCTTTTCGGAAAATGGTATCTTGCCGCTCTTGCATACAATACGGGAGAAGGAAGAGTAAAAAGAGCCATCAAAAAAGCGGGAACAGACGAATTAAGCGTATTGATCGATCCTAAAAAAAGATATTTGCCAAGAGAGAGCAGAAGATATCTGAGAAAAATCGTTGCACTTGCTTTGATGGCAGGAAATACGGAGTTTATGCTTAAAGATGATTTTGACTATATATTGAATAGAGGGTCGGCATATTCTCTTGCTATCGTTGAAGCTACAGGCGGTGATCTACTAAGAGATATCGCAAGGTCGATAAAAATGGACCACAAAGAGCTCAAAAAGCTCAACGCGCATCTTAAGTATGACTTTGTTCCTCCATATTCCAAAAAATACAATATCTATATTCCTTATATCAAACTTGCTGATTTCAAAGAGAACTACAGACCTTCAAACAAAGAAAAAGTATTTATCGTATATAAAGTAAAAAAGGGAGATACCCTTTCAAAAATCGGGAAAAGATACGGAGTATCTTATAAAATCATCAAAGACTTTAACGATCTGAAAAGTCATATTTTAAGAATCAATCAAAAACTTGTAATTCCTGTTGCAAAGGCACAAAAAAGAGTATATACTGTAAAAAAAGGCGATACTCTTATATCGATTTCCAAAAGATTCGGTTTGAGTGTGGCAAAAATCAAAAAAATAAACAGTCTTAAAACTTCTACCATAAGAGTGGGAGAAAAAATTGTCATTCTCAATTAG
- a CDS encoding septal ring lytic transglycosylase RlpA family protein, producing the protein MSFSIRKIFLFAVIAVFFAGCTRTYNYGVYESVPTYGKPKTSKAVHRATMKPYTINGRTYYPTVVSVGTVYRGVASWYGRDFHGRKTSNGEYYNMHALTAAHKTLPMNTMVKVTNLNNGRSVVVRINDRGPFVKNRIIDLSYAAAKRIGMDRVGTAPVIVEVLGFDSTISRLAGTKQEVMISEFAVQIGSFRRIQGAEITKERYSLVDGRYRAVIKKFYFEGAPLYRVWLKGFKSEAEARDFINRGEFPGAFIVRE; encoded by the coding sequence TTGTCATTCTCAATTAGAAAAATTTTTTTATTTGCTGTGATAGCCGTTTTTTTTGCCGGGTGTACAAGAACATATAATTACGGAGTCTATGAAAGTGTTCCCACATACGGCAAGCCAAAAACATCCAAAGCCGTGCACAGGGCTACTATGAAACCGTATACCATCAACGGCAGAACCTACTATCCGACAGTGGTAAGTGTGGGTACTGTATACAGAGGGGTTGCAAGCTGGTACGGAAGAGATTTTCACGGCAGGAAGACAAGCAACGGGGAATACTACAATATGCATGCGCTTACTGCAGCCCATAAGACTCTTCCTATGAATACGATGGTAAAAGTAACAAATCTAAATAACGGCAGAAGTGTTGTCGTAAGAATAAACGACAGGGGACCGTTTGTAAAGAACAGGATCATAGACCTCTCTTATGCTGCGGCAAAGAGAATAGGAATGGACAGAGTGGGCACGGCCCCTGTTATTGTAGAAGTACTTGGTTTTGATAGTACCATATCAAGACTTGCAGGTACCAAACAGGAGGTTATGATTAGCGAGTTTGCCGTTCAAATCGGATCTTTTAGACGTATACAGGGAGCAGAAATAACCAAAGAGAGATATTCACTCGTTGACGGAAGGTACAGAGCGGTTATCAAAAAGTTTTATTTTGAAGGAGCACCTCTTTACAGAGTATGGCTTAAAGGTTTCAAAAGTGAAGCCGAAGCGAGAGATTTTATTAACAGAGGCGAGTTCCCCGGTGCATTTATTGTCAGGGAATAG
- the hisB gene encoding imidazoleglycerol-phosphate dehydratase HisB — protein sequence MVEISRKTKETDIELILNIDGSGKYKISTGIGFFDHMLESFAKHSLIDLEIKCKGDLHVDFHHTVEDVGIVLGTALKKAIYPIEKIERFGDAVVVMDEAAVEAALDLSNRPYLVYDIDIDGKIGEFDAELFEEFFRAVVLNASITLHLVQKRGKNRHHIAEAAYKAFAVAFRRALRPNEKIKVPSTKGVL from the coding sequence ATGGTGGAAATAAGCAGAAAAACAAAAGAGACGGATATAGAGTTGATATTAAATATTGATGGCAGCGGAAAATATAAAATATCTACAGGGATCGGTTTTTTTGATCATATGCTCGAGAGTTTTGCAAAACACTCATTAATAGATCTTGAAATAAAGTGCAAAGGTGATTTGCATGTTGATTTTCACCATACTGTAGAAGATGTGGGTATTGTCTTGGGCACTGCACTCAAAAAAGCCATCTATCCAATAGAAAAAATTGAGAGATTCGGCGATGCTGTGGTGGTTATGGACGAAGCAGCCGTTGAAGCGGCATTGGACTTGAGCAACAGACCATATCTGGTATACGATATTGATATAGATGGCAAGATAGGCGAATTTGATGCGGAACTGTTTGAAGAGTTTTTCAGAGCTGTTGTTTTAAATGCCTCAATTACTCTTCATCTTGTACAAAAAAGAGGCAAAAACAGACATCATATAGCCGAAGCTGCATATAAAGCTTTTGCAGTGGCTTTTAGACGAGCTTTGAGACCAAATGAGAAAATCAAGGTTCCAAGCACAAAAGGTGTGTTGTGA
- a CDS encoding KdsC family phosphatase, giving the protein MIELIVLDVDGCMTNGKIIYTNSGDEIKSFNVKDGFAIKAWMRLGKKVAIITGRNSEIVERRAKELGVHYLYQGSSNKLEALDEIRKKSHLEFSQIAVIGDDLNDYKMLKNAGISFIPKDASPYLHQVADVILSKKGGDGAVREMIEYLIKKEGLEAEFLKEWIE; this is encoded by the coding sequence GTGATTGAACTGATTGTTCTTGATGTTGACGGATGTATGACAAACGGTAAAATCATATATACTAACAGCGGAGATGAGATAAAATCTTTCAATGTCAAGGACGGTTTTGCAATAAAAGCCTGGATGAGACTCGGTAAAAAAGTGGCAATTATTACCGGAAGAAATTCCGAAATTGTTGAGAGAAGAGCTAAAGAGTTGGGAGTTCATTATCTCTATCAGGGAAGCAGTAACAAACTTGAAGCGCTTGATGAGATAAGAAAAAAATCTCATCTTGAATTTTCCCAGATAGCTGTTATCGGAGACGATCTTAACGACTATAAAATGCTTAAAAACGCGGGAATAAGTTTTATTCCAAAAGATGCTTCACCATATCTTCATCAGGTTGCAGATGTGATTTTAAGCAAAAAGGGTGGAGACGGCGCCGTCAGAGAAATGATAGAGTATCTGATAAAAAAAGAGGGACTCGAAGCAGAGTTTCTGAAAGAGTGGATTGAATGA
- the lptC gene encoding LPS export ABC transporter periplasmic protein LptC — protein MKLSHFLFFILAGSLLWTLFMKPRVLEKKEAKSTAELVFKNFLILEIEQEGIKKNIIGQEGRKFADRYEIDKIKYFKKNGDFEELTAKRGVYKNDIVRVFGDVVYKKGKDFIFKSQRAKYDTKKEIVSTDTKFTLITKSAVVNGRDLIYYRKRGKILAKKIDAKIFENGKI, from the coding sequence ATGAAACTCTCCCATTTTCTTTTTTTTATTTTAGCCGGTTCATTGTTATGGACACTGTTTATGAAACCGAGAGTTTTAGAAAAAAAAGAGGCAAAAAGTACCGCCGAACTTGTTTTTAAGAATTTTCTAATACTGGAGATTGAACAAGAGGGCATCAAAAAAAATATTATAGGGCAAGAAGGTAGAAAGTTTGCCGACAGATACGAGATAGATAAGATAAAATATTTTAAAAAGAACGGTGACTTTGAAGAACTGACCGCAAAAAGAGGAGTTTATAAAAATGATATAGTCAGAGTCTTTGGGGATGTGGTCTATAAAAAAGGGAAAGATTTTATCTTCAAGTCACAGCGTGCTAAATATGATACGAAAAAAGAGATAGTCTCTACTGATACTAAATTTACTCTTATAACAAAAAGCGCTGTTGTCAATGGGAGAGATTTGATTTATTACCGAAAAAGAGGTAAAATTTTAGCGAAAAAAATAGATGCAAAAATATTTGAAAATGGGAAAATTTGA
- the lptA gene encoding lipopolysaccharide transport periplasmic protein LptA, whose product MKFMKIAAILLPMFMLAENVEIVSNSFEADEMKRISIFEGNVNIKRGSDEINASKVIVYFDENKKPFKYEAIKNVKFLIILNKNKIYSGRAGKIIYLPKKAEYIFEKNVYIHQKPEDRKIYGEKIIINKESGQAKVTGKDSKPVKFIFKIDDNSSKATE is encoded by the coding sequence ATGAAATTTATGAAAATTGCCGCAATTTTACTGCCTATGTTTATGCTGGCCGAAAATGTTGAAATTGTATCAAACAGCTTTGAAGCCGACGAGATGAAAAGAATATCTATTTTTGAAGGCAATGTTAATATAAAAAGGGGAAGTGACGAAATAAATGCATCGAAAGTCATTGTCTATTTTGATGAAAACAAAAAACCTTTCAAATATGAAGCGATTAAAAATGTGAAATTTTTAATTATTTTGAATAAAAACAAAATATATTCGGGAAGAGCGGGAAAAATAATATATCTGCCGAAGAAGGCGGAATATATATTTGAAAAGAATGTATATATTCATCAAAAACCGGAAGACAGAAAAATTTATGGTGAAAAAATCATTATCAACAAAGAGAGCGGACAGGCAAAAGTTACCGGAAAAGACAGCAAACCTGTCAAATTTATATTTAAAATAGATGATAATAGTTCAAAGGCTACGGAGTGA
- the yihA gene encoding ribosome biogenesis GTP-binding protein YihA/YsxC: MIRAVNASFVISAPSIREAPPEGLSEVAFLGRSNVGKSSLLNSLSDRKNLAKKSSTPGKTRLINFFDIVYKTDEAEYPLRFIDLPGFGYAKASKTLQKEWKKSLTEFIKKRASIRVFVLLRDARHPNLEIDEEAKRFIKSFLRPDQALVEVFTKVDKLKQSELAKLKREFPNAVYVSNTKKRGIEELKKIVLEKIFGTVK, from the coding sequence GTGATAAGGGCAGTAAATGCCTCTTTTGTAATTTCCGCACCTTCTATCAGAGAGGCTCCGCCCGAAGGCCTCAGCGAAGTAGCATTTCTTGGAAGAAGCAATGTAGGCAAGAGCTCTCTTCTCAATTCGCTGTCAGACAGAAAAAACCTTGCAAAAAAGTCGTCTACTCCGGGAAAAACAAGGCTTATAAATTTTTTTGACATTGTATATAAAACTGATGAGGCCGAATATCCTCTAAGATTTATAGATCTTCCCGGTTTTGGATATGCAAAGGCTTCAAAAACACTTCAAAAAGAGTGGAAAAAGAGTCTTACGGAATTTATTAAAAAAAGGGCATCTATAAGAGTTTTTGTTCTTTTACGCGATGCCAGACATCCCAATCTAGAAATTGATGAAGAGGCAAAAAGATTTATAAAATCCTTTTTAAGACCGGACCAGGCTCTTGTGGAAGTATTTACTAAAGTCGATAAACTTAAACAGAGCGAATTGGCCAAACTCAAAAGAGAGTTTCCAAATGCCGTATATGTTTCTAATACAAAAAAAAGAGGTATAGAAGAGCTTAAAAAAATTGTTTTAGAAAAGATTTTTGGAACGGTAAAATGA
- a CDS encoding N-acetyltransferase, which translates to MSKIVYTKPKLSDIPQMQKVVADAVEQGIILQRSDDEIATNIRSYTVAKKDDKIVGFVALHIHTQKLAEIRSLVVKEGFRGEGIGKKLVHHAIEEGKKLGVKEILTLTYSREFFEKMGFSEIRKEDIPEHKIWADCIKCKHFPICNEISLIKKI; encoded by the coding sequence ATGAGTAAAATAGTTTATACAAAACCAAAACTTTCTGATATCCCCCAAATGCAAAAGGTTGTTGCAGATGCAGTCGAACAGGGAATCATACTTCAAAGAAGCGATGATGAGATAGCAACGAATATTAGATCATATACTGTTGCAAAAAAAGATGACAAAATCGTAGGTTTTGTAGCCCTTCATATTCATACCCAAAAACTTGCTGAAATAAGAAGTCTCGTAGTAAAAGAGGGATTCAGAGGAGAGGGTATAGGAAAAAAGCTAGTGCATCATGCTATAGAAGAGGGGAAAAAGCTGGGTGTCAAAGAGATATTGACGCTTACTTATTCAAGAGAGTTTTTTGAAAAGATGGGTTTTTCCGAAATAAGAAAAGAGGATATTCCCGAACACAAAATATGGGCAGATTGTATAAAATGCAAACATTTTCCGATATGCAACGAAATATCATTAATAAAAAAAATATAA